The Mesorhizobium opportunistum WSM2075 DNA window CGCCGTTGAGACGGCGGACGCGTCGCACATGGCTTTCATAACCACCGCTCTCGATAAGTGAGGCCAGGGCCTCCTGTTCGGCAACCGGAGAATGCCTGTCGAGAAGCTGCTTGGCCGTCGCAAAGACATCTTGCAACTCGGCCGGAACCACCAGGTAGCCGATGCGCAGCATCGGCGACAGTGTCTTGGAGATCGTCCCAACATAGATGACGGAACTGCGGTCTTCCAGCTTGTGCAACGGGGGCACCGGACGAATGTCGTACCGGTACTCGCCATCGTAATCGTCCTCGATGATATAGGCGTCGTTGCGCCGAGCCCATTCGAGGAGTTGATAGCGCCGCGAAATCGACAAGACGCCGCCGAGCGGGAACTGGTGCGACGGGGTGACATAGGCCAGCCGCGCCGGAATTTCCTGCAGCAGCTCCGTCTTTATGCCCTCGCTATCGACGGCGACGGCCACTGGAGTGGCTCCTGTGCTGGCAAAGACTAGGCGCGCCATTCTATAGCAGGGATCCTCGATCACGAAGCTGTCAGCAGGATCTAGCAGCAGACGCGCGCAAAGGTCCAGGCACTGTTGTGATCCACTCACGACGAGGATCTGCTCGACCCGGCAGCTAAGCGTTCGGGCGCGCCACAAATATCCCTGCAACGCCTGGCGCAAGCGATGCGAGCCGCGTGGATCGTGATAGGCCAGCCTTCCGGGACTTTGTGACATCGCCGCGTTCATCGCGCGCTTCCACGTCAGTGCAGGGAAATCAGATGGTGCGAGGTC harbors:
- a CDS encoding PLP-dependent aminotransferase family protein, with the translated sequence MKEMVQPSPAASTARPQGLGARQICEALREQILGGIYETGSQLPSSRGLANELGVSRTTVTVAYDQLVAEGFIEVIQGARPRVAASLVGSKATSAVPKRTGPIHLSSYGERLRASPPRPDYLPNRLKVDFRYGDLAPSDFPALTWKRAMNAAMSQSPGRLAYHDPRGSHRLRQALQGYLWRARTLSCRVEQILVVSGSQQCLDLCARLLLDPADSFVIEDPCYRMARLVFASTGATPVAVAVDSEGIKTELLQEIPARLAYVTPSHQFPLGGVLSISRRYQLLEWARRNDAYIIEDDYDGEYRYDIRPVPPLHKLEDRSSVIYVGTISKTLSPMLRIGYLVVPAELQDVFATAKQLLDRHSPVAEQEALASLIESGGYESHVRRVRRLNGERREALLAVLQRAFADGIVIEGADAGLHVVVWFKDLSRSLEDILVEEARRVGVGIHPISSLYIRDEGRADRIGLVMGYSALTIRQIENGVRLLTGAVQRVKSLASTRQHPQ